In one window of Rhodanobacter sp. FDAARGOS 1247 DNA:
- a CDS encoding LrgA, whose product MNTVVASAGKWDKVEFYTSYFLMLVLLSVLGMRLGFDGVWQMPKIDLALSIIALLLVIGSFWFARHNRRLRLCIIAFASATQLVPMVIREPVLLFPLLGALIPVAILVGCLMALSKKGRSGGPPLGS is encoded by the coding sequence GTGAACACCGTGGTCGCATCGGCTGGCAAGTGGGACAAGGTCGAGTTCTACACCAGCTACTTCCTGATGCTGGTGCTGCTCTCGGTCCTCGGCATGCGCCTCGGTTTCGATGGCGTATGGCAGATGCCGAAGATCGACCTGGCACTGTCGATCATCGCGCTGCTGCTGGTCATCGGCAGCTTCTGGTTCGCCCGCCACAACCGCCGCCTGCGCCTGTGCATCATCGCCTTCGCCAGCGCCACCCAACTGGTGCCGATGGTCATTCGCGAACCGGTGCTGCTGTTCCCGCTGCTGGGGGCGCTGATTCCGGTGGCGATCCTGGTGGGGTGCTTGATGGCGCTGTCGAAAAAGGGCCGTAGCGGTGGTCCGCCGCTGGGTTCCTGA
- a CDS encoding BrnA antitoxin family protein, which yields MKHKLDPKRPTQPTTAQRKRLQAVADKPDVDIDYSDIPALSPEFWATHRPVRSEPKAQVTLRIDREVLDYFKSGGTGYQTRINDVLRSFVAAHSDAHR from the coding sequence ATGAAGCACAAACTTGATCCCAAGCGCCCGACACAACCGACCACCGCGCAGCGCAAGCGTCTGCAGGCCGTGGCGGACAAGCCCGATGTCGATATCGATTACAGCGACATTCCCGCCCTGTCGCCGGAATTCTGGGCAACGCATCGCCCCGTGCGCAGCGAGCCCAAGGCGCAGGTGACCTTGCGCATTGACCGGGAAGTGCTGGACTACTTCAAGAGCGGCGGCACGGGCTACCAGACGCGGATCAACGATGTGCTGCGCAGCTTCGTGGCGGCGCACAGTGACGCGCACCGCTGA
- a CDS encoding DUF5343 domain-containing protein, whose amino-acid sequence MNDKAIKPPYTSYKSFETLIGELRSHEVLPDVIDRSLGLLRKRSGSEQAALIAALKWFKLIDNDGARTERLDKYLAADEAVAKAMLKTMIEQSYSAVTDGTFNLKSATTQQMTDKFREYEISGSTLSKCISFFLAATRDAGIQVSPHVKAPTVSPTAKRKAKPSITPPAALAQQEPVHGTPKHHQKPYDDSMISIPIPIAGKDGAIILPKGMTDRQWISVVKMIEFIINNYRETMAEEAGAADAAEEPS is encoded by the coding sequence GTGAACGACAAGGCAATCAAGCCCCCTTACACCTCCTACAAGAGCTTCGAGACGCTCATCGGGGAGCTGCGTTCCCACGAGGTGCTCCCGGACGTGATCGACCGTAGTCTGGGATTGCTTCGGAAGCGATCCGGGTCGGAGCAGGCGGCGCTCATCGCGGCCCTGAAGTGGTTCAAGCTGATCGACAACGACGGCGCGCGCACTGAGCGACTCGATAAGTATCTTGCTGCCGATGAGGCCGTGGCTAAGGCCATGCTCAAGACGATGATCGAGCAAAGCTACTCCGCGGTGACTGACGGCACGTTCAATCTGAAGTCGGCCACGACCCAGCAGATGACCGACAAATTCCGCGAGTACGAAATCTCGGGCTCAACGCTGAGCAAGTGCATCAGCTTCTTTTTGGCTGCCACTCGGGACGCGGGGATTCAAGTCAGCCCGCACGTCAAGGCGCCGACGGTTTCCCCGACTGCAAAGCGCAAAGCGAAGCCTAGCATCACGCCCCCGGCCGCGCTTGCCCAGCAGGAACCCGTCCATGGCACGCCGAAACATCACCAGAAGCCGTATGACGACTCGATGATCAGCATTCCGATCCCGATTGCCGGGAAGGACGGGGCGATCATCTTGCCGAAGGGCATGACGGACCGTCAGTGGATCTCCGTGGTGAAGATGATCGAGTTCATCATCAACAACTACAGGGAAACGATGGCCGAGGAAGCGGGGGCGGCGGACGCCGCGGAGGAACCGTCATGA
- a CDS encoding BrnT family toxin — protein sequence MDFEWDDAKAALNLRKHGIAFEDAAYVFLDPGRIDMVDDRDDYGEERWLSIGWVSPVLLVVAHTERGIHGEVIRIISARKANAQERAFYHEAQT from the coding sequence ATGGACTTCGAGTGGGACGACGCCAAGGCGGCACTCAATCTGCGCAAGCACGGCATCGCGTTCGAGGATGCTGCGTACGTTTTTCTCGATCCTGGACGAATCGACATGGTCGATGATCGTGACGACTACGGCGAGGAGCGTTGGCTGAGTATCGGTTGGGTGAGTCCGGTGTTGTTGGTGGTGGCCCATACCGAGCGCGGCATCCACGGCGAAGTCATCCGCATCATCTCGGCCCGCAAGGCCAATGCCCAGGAACGAGCCTTCTATCATGAAGCACAAACTTGA